In Mobula birostris isolate sMobBir1 chromosome 2, sMobBir1.hap1, whole genome shotgun sequence, the genomic stretch ACTACAGGTACTCACAATGAGAAAGCAATCATCTATGATTCATGAATCTTCTGTCGGTCCCATTTGTGAACAATGGGCTAATCCATCATCCAACATGCTCCCAGACTGATTACGAGGAGAAAAGTATCAAAAGATATGATTGGCTAGATTGAAGTGCTTTCTGAAAGTAAAtctataaaagaatataaacctAAAATTCATGCTTAGATATGATATCAGGAAACAATTACCTAGGGTTCTGGAAATCAGTTCATTCCTTCCCCAGAAAAAGTTGCTTAAACCAAGTCAATTCCGAATTTCTCAGCCAAGACGGATTTTGTTACTCACTTAAGCAATATCCCAACCATAGTTCTGATCCTTGTATTCCACAGAATTTAATTATCTCCTGGTATCTTTGGCTCTATTGCCCCCTGACAGGATGGAAATTGAAAAGTTTAAATTAAACAACAGAGACATAAACCAACTGCTTGTTAGCAAATTTACAATGCCTACATCTTCTGGTTGTCCCTGCTGAAATAAAATACACAATTTTCTTCATCTAAGGTTCATAACAAAAGATCTGTACTAAATGAACAAATGGGGGAAAAAGCCACCCCCTGTTTGACTTCTTTCCCAACAGGTTTAGTAGATTCTGGATTTACCCTCCATAACTGTTGATGAATTCACCAACCAGACCAATGAAATGTAATGCGTGGTTCTGTGTGCTTTCTCTGGTGCTGTAAAATATCCTACACTATTTTACTGAAGACAAAGAATTCCCTTCTGTCCTGGTTTAATTCTACAATTAAACATGTGAAAGTATATTAGCTGGTCAACATCGctttttgtgttttacatttcaGAAACTTTTCATTGTCTGTAAAGTGCTTTAAAGTGTCCTGAAGTAATGAAAGGCACTACagttaaatgtattttttttatttttgcttacCCTTTCTTCCTCTGTCCTTTTATAGAATAGTGTCTAATTCATTCTAAGAAATATTTAATAAGGTGTTCTTTGAGAGTAGGTTGGTTTAAAACATCGACTCCAGACTCTTGGACCTGTTGGAGTCTTGCTTCAGATTGGCGTTTGTCTTTAGCTATCTTCCAGGAGAGCCTGATATTGGAATGAAGTAAAGGCACAAGTAAAGGATGATTTTCTTGTTCTTCGATACCTTGCAAGGCCCGCTCACAGTAAGCTTGGGCCTCTTCAAGGTGATCTTGCtcttggtaacacacacaaatagaAGCCAGAGTGAAGAGTAAATGGCTTGTGTCACAGACGCACAACTTCTGCTGCAAGTGTAGAGCATTGATTAATGTCTCCATAGCATCCTCACACATGCCGCCCCGTAATAATCCTTGACCCACTATTAAATCTCGAAGGTAAAAGAATTCCAGAAAAATTCTGGACCTGCGAATGTCTGCAATTGAATAgatatgctggagatattgttcAAAAGCCCGACTGCGTTTTGCAATGGTTTCATGTGTATAGTTTTTCCGGATTTTCTTCTTTGGAAAGATGACCTTCCCCATATCTTCTCTGAAATGCTTGTGGAGTGTTTCATTCAACTTTGCAAAATCGGTGTAACGCCGAACAATCAGAGCCTTGTCTTCATCGAAACATCCCGACCTAATCACGTGTATGGTGTAGGCCTTTGGAAAAGATAAAATACATATCAAAAACTATTCAAAAACATTTGTTGCAGTCTTTTTGAACACGATATACAGTATTTGCAATAACTGTCAGCACTAAGAATATGATCCACTAAACACAGTCATGGTTCCCTGCTACTAGTATTATATATTCatattccatcatgggtgatttattatccctctcaaccccaatcatctgccttctccctgtaacctttgatgcccttactaatcaggaacctactaacttctgctttaaatatacccaatgtcttggcctccacagctgtctgtggcagtgaattccacaaattcaccgccctccagctaaagaaattcctcctcacctgttctaaagggaggtaTTCTTCTGTTCTGGTCCTAGGCCCCCCCActatggaaaacatcctctccacatacaccatATCCAGGCCTCTCAATATTAAATAggtttgcacaatttgccttcttttgcactttggttattCGTCAGTTTTCATGTACATGTATAgttttttccataaattctactgtattctttattttcctacaaatgtctgcaaaaaaatgaatcgtagggtagtatgtggtgacatacatgtactttgataataaatttactttgactaccAATTCTGCTTCTGAATCAGAAGGCTGAGGGGCGTCTTTAGTGAACTATTCTGATGAAGGTAAACTAAAACCCTATTGACAAACTTAAAAGATCCTCTGGTATTAT encodes the following:
- the snx21 gene encoding sorting nexin-21 is translated as MASKLLHRFRRKAEKCGVADETAEDFPERSELYDETDGVSARLSGTLSFGDSDVAEENGAQAVDSDTDFLCSFESDELERTENPLGELKHCNLLTKHLQESWKKAKVKFIEEKLIFEVTSANVIQDSSSKYVAYTIHVIRSGCFDEDKALIVRRYTDFAKLNETLHKHFREDMGKVIFPKKKIRKNYTHETIAKRSRAFEQYLQHIYSIADIRRSRIFLEFFYLRDLIVGQGLLRGGMCEDAMETLINALHLQQKLCVCDTSHLLFTLASICVCYQEQDHLEEAQAYCERALQGIEEQENHPLLVPLLHSNIRLSWKIAKDKRQSEARLQQVQESGVDVLNQPTLKEHLIKYFLE